From a region of the Arvicanthis niloticus isolate mArvNil1 chromosome 6, mArvNil1.pat.X, whole genome shotgun sequence genome:
- the Spop gene encoding speckle-type POZ protein → MSRVPSPPPPAEMSSGPVAESWCYTQIKVVKFSYMWTINNFSFCREEMGEVIKSSTFSSGANDKLKWCLRVNPKGLDEESKDYLSLYLLLVSCPKSEVRAKFKFSILNAKGEETKAMESQRAYRFVQGKDWGFKKFIRRDFLLDEANGLLPDDKLTLFCEVSVVQDSVNISGQNTMNMVKVPECRLADELGGLWENSRFTDCCLCVAGQEFQAHKAILAARSPVFSAMFEHEMEESKKNRVEINDVEPEVFKEMMCFIYTGKAPNLDKMADDLLAAADKYALERLKVMCEDALCSNLSVENAAEILILADLHSADQLKTQAVDFINYHASDVLETSGWKSMVVSHPHLVAEAYRSLASAQCPFLGPPRKRLKQS, encoded by the exons ATGTCAAGGGTTCCAAGTCCTCCACCTCCGGCTGAAATGTCGAGTGGCCCTGTTGCTGAGAGCTGGTGCTATACACAG ATCAAGGTAGTGAAGTTCTCCTACATGTGGACCATCAATAACTTTAGTTTTTGCCGGGAGGAAATGGGTGAAGTCATAAAAAGTTCAACTTTTTCATCAGGAGCCAATGATAAACTGAAATG GTGTTTGCGAGTAAACCCGAAAGGGCTggatgaagaaagcaaagactaCCTGTCGCTTTACCTGTTGTTGGTCAGCTGTCCAAAGAGTGAAGTTCGGGCAAAGTTCAAGTTCTCCATCCTGAATGCCAAGGGAGAAGAAACCAAAGCTATGG AGAGTCAGCGAGCTTATAGGTTCGTGCAAGGCAAAGACTGGGGATTCAAAAAATTCATCCGTAGAGATTTTCTCTTGGACGAGGCCAATGGGCTTCTCCCTGATGACAAGCTCACCCTCTTCTGCGAG GTGAGTGTAGTTCAAGACTCTGTCAATATTTCTGGCCAGAATACTATGAACATGGTAAAGGTTCCTGAGTGCCGGTTGGCAGATGAGTTAGGAGGGCTGTGGGAGAACTCTCGATTCACAGACTGCTGTTTGTGTGTGGCTGGCCAAGAATTCCAGGCTCACAAGGCTATCTTAGCAG CTCGGTCTCCAGTTTTCAGtgccatgtttgaacatgaaatggaGGAGAGCAAAAAG AATCGGGTTGAAATTAATGATGTAGAACCTGAAGTTTTTAAGGAAATGATGTGCTTCATCTACACGGGGAAAGCACCAAACCTTGACAAAATGGCTGATGATttgctggcagctgctgataaG TACGCCCTGGAGCGTTTGAAGGTCATGTGCGAGGATGCCCTCTGCAGTAACCTCTCTGTGGAGAACGCTGCGGAGATtctcatcctggctgacctcCACAGCGCAGATCAGCTGAAAACTCAGGCAGTGGATTTCATCAACTA TCATGCTTCGGATGTCTTGGAGACCTCTGGGTGGAAGTCAATGGTGGTGTCACATCCCCACTTAGTGGCAGAAGCATACCGCTCTCTGGCTTCGGCACAATGCCCTTTCCTGGGGCCCCCACGAAAACGCCTGAAGCAGTCCTAA